Proteins encoded within one genomic window of Halocatena marina:
- a CDS encoding restriction endonuclease — translation MAEDEALFNSLLNRGSSWGEIRWGLDDLNRLSPADFELVIGALITAEGYEVEYAGPTVEGGIDLVARKSGLIRTKTTVISVTPPGGTVTSATINQVEHARTINGAGHAILARPAPFETDVRALATDIGTVELLAGGNLLERLTVAGVSSPQL, via the coding sequence ATGGCAGAGGATGAGGCGCTTTTCAACTCACTACTCAACCGCGGGTCGTCGTGGGGAGAGATTCGGTGGGGGCTCGACGACCTGAATCGATTGTCACCCGCCGATTTCGAGCTGGTGATCGGAGCCCTGATAACAGCCGAAGGATACGAAGTCGAATACGCTGGTCCCACCGTCGAAGGCGGAATCGACCTTGTCGCGCGCAAGTCTGGTTTGATCCGGACAAAAACGACAGTCATCTCTGTGACGCCACCCGGCGGGACGGTCACATCGGCAACGATCAATCAGGTTGAGCACGCTCGAACAATAAACGGAGCAGGACACGCCATCCTCGCTCGGCCCGCACCGTTTGAAACCGACGTACGTGCTTTGGCAACGGATATCGGCACAGTCGAACTACTCGCAGGGGGGAATCTACTCGAACGTCTGACCGTAGCAGGAGTCTCGTCCCCACAACTGTGA
- a CDS encoding HAD family hydrolase: MVVSFDLFGTLVQVSMPSDPAGAVAAELSSRDVPVPDDWPIAYRESHVDAPSGAEIALPTHVKQALRSRGIESERNVTRRAVASAFVPNVKTRSGAREAVESAARYGPVGLCSNCSVQGLAVQALVRSDVNRNLFDAIVTSVACGWRKPNSRVFESTASQLGTRVSDLTHVGDDPATDGGIEAVGGTFVDVNDVPLTAIPDQLAER; encoded by the coding sequence GTGGTTGTATCGTTCGATCTCTTCGGGACACTCGTTCAGGTGAGTATGCCCTCCGATCCTGCTGGTGCCGTGGCTGCGGAGCTATCGTCCCGTGATGTCCCCGTTCCCGATGACTGGCCGATCGCTTATCGGGAGTCGCATGTCGATGCACCATCGGGCGCGGAGATCGCTCTCCCGACACACGTCAAACAGGCACTCCGGAGTCGTGGAATCGAATCAGAGAGGAACGTCACCCGCCGTGCAGTCGCGTCGGCGTTCGTCCCAAACGTGAAAACGCGTTCTGGGGCGCGAGAGGCGGTTGAATCGGCTGCGCGTTACGGACCCGTCGGCCTCTGTTCGAACTGTAGCGTTCAGGGACTCGCTGTCCAAGCGCTCGTCCGATCAGATGTAAATCGAAATTTGTTCGATGCTATCGTTACGAGCGTCGCTTGTGGGTGGCGAAAGCCCAATTCCCGCGTGTTTGAATCAACAGCATCACAGCTCGGAACGCGCGTGAGCGATCTCACGCACGTCGGGGATGACCCGGCGACAGATGGTGGTATCGAAGCAGTTGGTGGAACGTTCGTCGACGTGAACGACGTTCCGTTGACAGCGATTCCTGACCAGTTAGCGGAACGATGA
- the cbiB gene encoding adenosylcobinamide-phosphate synthase CbiB, whose product MSVLTSEAGSTAVLALVLAFMLDSLLGEPPLKAHPVAWFGQLIVLFDREWRWPLLSGVLIAGCLPLMAAVLTGLIVTTAFTVHPIAGAITAGVVLFVVTSRRMLLDTASEVVVLTETDLATARGRLRALAGREASSLSSGEVRSAAVESAAENLSDGLVAPLFAFALLVPVSLSLGTAGAAWVKAVNTLDSMLGYEHKRVGTASARLDDAVMWFPARVSALLIALAAGSLTALSVQTAWLDSVPSPNAGWPMGTLAVATDCQLTKPGVYTLNPEKSLPTVATAERGVHLISLASVLAFVFVCAALVLLFVLLQGVGQWI is encoded by the coding sequence ATGAGCGTCCTGACTTCGGAAGCAGGGAGCACCGCTGTGCTTGCGCTCGTGCTGGCGTTCATGCTCGACAGCCTCCTCGGAGAGCCGCCGTTGAAAGCCCATCCAGTCGCGTGGTTTGGACAACTGATTGTGCTGTTCGATCGGGAGTGGCGGTGGCCACTGCTTTCTGGCGTTCTTATCGCGGGCTGTCTACCGCTTATGGCAGCCGTCCTCACCGGTCTCATTGTTACCACAGCTTTCACAGTTCATCCGATTGCGGGCGCCATCACTGCCGGCGTCGTCCTGTTCGTGGTTACGAGTCGTCGGATGTTGCTCGACACCGCAAGCGAGGTGGTTGTGCTGACGGAGACGGATCTTGCGACGGCGCGCGGTCGACTCCGCGCGCTTGCCGGGCGTGAAGCGTCGTCGCTCTCTTCGGGCGAGGTTCGAAGTGCTGCTGTCGAGAGCGCCGCCGAAAATCTCTCTGACGGACTCGTTGCCCCATTGTTCGCGTTCGCGCTGCTCGTCCCAGTGTCGCTCTCGCTCGGGACCGCGGGTGCAGCGTGGGTAAAGGCTGTGAACACGCTCGACTCGATGCTCGGATACGAACATAAGCGAGTTGGAACAGCAAGCGCCCGGCTCGATGACGCCGTAATGTGGTTTCCGGCCCGTGTGAGTGCTCTGTTGATAGCGCTCGCTGCTGGCTCCCTCACCGCGCTGTCCGTACAGACGGCGTGGCTCGACTCGGTGCCATCACCGAACGCCGGCTGGCCGATGGGAACACTCGCTGTCGCCACCGACTGTCAACTGACAAAGCCCGGCGTCTACACGCTCAATCCGGAGAAATCGCTCCCCACGGTCGCAACCGCAGAGCGAGGAGTCCACCTCATCAGCCTCGCGAGCGTCTTGGCGTTCGTGTTCGTCTGTGCGGCTCTTGTTCTGCTTTTCGTTCTTTTACAGGGGGTGGGGCAGTGGATCTGA
- the cobS gene encoding adenosylcobinamide-GDP ribazoletransferase produces the protein MDLTALRGALGFLTQLPIGHDETAWDAFRQTPAAFPLAAYPIGVLIALPVSLSVVPAVTAFFFVVAIVVVTGVNHADGLADLGDAAAVHGDSEQRRAVMKDTTVGVGAVLALGTVLAGLVLAGLALAALPSLIAVGIVVAAEVGTKLGMAAIACLGTATHEGLGSAFTGRRPRQLVAPSVATLPAVVLTGRSPAALTAVLIGVCTGLTVLLVARRSLGGVSGDVFGGANELGRVLALHAGVIAWTLS, from the coding sequence GTGGATCTGACTGCGCTTCGCGGCGCCCTCGGCTTTCTCACTCAATTGCCGATTGGTCACGACGAAACGGCGTGGGATGCGTTCCGACAGACACCTGCCGCGTTTCCACTTGCCGCCTACCCAATCGGCGTTCTCATCGCCCTCCCGGTCAGTCTCTCGGTCGTTCCCGCAGTGACCGCATTTTTCTTTGTAGTTGCTATCGTTGTCGTGACGGGCGTCAACCACGCCGACGGTCTCGCTGACCTCGGGGATGCAGCAGCCGTCCACGGCGACAGTGAGCAACGACGAGCGGTCATGAAAGACACGACAGTCGGTGTCGGTGCGGTCCTCGCGCTCGGAACTGTTCTCGCCGGACTGGTCCTCGCCGGGCTGGCGCTCGCGGCGCTTCCGTCACTGATCGCTGTTGGCATCGTCGTCGCGGCAGAAGTCGGTACGAAGCTCGGTATGGCCGCTATTGCCTGTCTCGGCACTGCGACCCACGAAGGACTCGGATCAGCATTCACTGGCCGACGTCCACGACAGTTGGTCGCTCCATCGGTTGCGACACTGCCCGCAGTCGTGCTGACGGGCCGATCTCCAGCTGCCCTTACAGCCGTTCTCATTGGTGTGTGTACCGGTCTTACTGTACTCCTCGTGGCTCGTCGGTCACTCGGTGGTGTCAGTGGTGACGTCTTCGGAGGCGCGAACGAACTTGGGCGCGTACTCGCGCTTCACGCGGGGGTGATCGCGTGGACGCTCTCGTGA
- a CDS encoding NTP transferase domain-containing protein, which translates to MCGGRGTRLQCAEKPLFSVGGRPMIDRVIDALDACESVYAVVSPHTPETAIRAREALECTTIETPGDGYVPDLNSALSRVEPPVLTVAADLPLLDGQTVSAVLDRTTAYDGSLTVCVPVERKRKLGVSADTVFEHEGRTLAPSGLNVVADATDELMIRENDRLAVNVNRPRDAQIAEALLPCE; encoded by the coding sequence ATGTGTGGCGGGCGAGGAACGCGGCTACAGTGCGCTGAAAAGCCGCTGTTCTCAGTCGGTGGGCGGCCGATGATCGATCGCGTAATCGATGCACTCGATGCCTGTGAGTCCGTCTACGCCGTCGTCTCTCCGCATACACCTGAAACTGCTATCAGAGCGCGAGAAGCACTCGAATGCACGACGATCGAGACGCCCGGCGATGGCTACGTCCCAGATCTCAACAGCGCGCTTTCTCGCGTCGAACCTCCCGTACTGACTGTCGCGGCCGATCTCCCGCTCCTCGACGGACAGACAGTCAGCGCTGTTCTCGACCGCACAACAGCGTATGATGGATCACTCACTGTCTGTGTCCCGGTCGAGCGAAAGCGCAAGCTGGGCGTGAGCGCTGACACCGTATTCGAACACGAAGGACGAACACTCGCACCGAGCGGACTGAATGTCGTTGCGGACGCTACTGACGAACTCATGATTCGAGAGAACGATCGACTTGCAGTGAACGTGAATCGACCCCGAGACGCACAGATTGCAGAGGCACTGTTGCCATGCGAGTAG
- a CDS encoding nicotinate-nucleotide--dimethylbenzimidazole phosphoribosyltransferase — protein MRVVLVAGTTATAEIEGISAAGSTPALISHTPSADSAILVYGRPVAPLGIQHPTPVSPTGCPTPAVISRAAHEVCGFDVTVVDAGLATPTGAPTVDLRTQSDRRMNAEMRTEDAAAVYGGGDIREPVPVPDAAEIFERARGLGGSIPGPLLVGETIPGGTTTALGVLRALGHSFSVSSSFADNPVSLKRRVVREGLEASGLAPGELDDPLDAVQTMGDPVLAASAGLTVGAIEAGTSVTLAGGTQMLTVGVLVRSLSDAPLSLATTSFVADSVSDLSDAANAFDLDLTVTDPEFTDSHVAMERYLAGEAKEGVAMGGVLAAAAGRVGGQTEQQLDAVRERIAVVYDRLLEDDGS, from the coding sequence ATGCGAGTAGTTCTCGTTGCTGGGACGACCGCGACCGCCGAGATCGAGGGAATCAGTGCCGCTGGCTCGACGCCAGCGCTCATCTCACACACACCGAGCGCCGACAGCGCGATTCTCGTCTACGGCCGTCCTGTCGCCCCGCTTGGCATCCAACATCCGACACCGGTCAGTCCGACTGGCTGTCCGACGCCCGCGGTCATCAGTCGTGCCGCCCACGAAGTTTGCGGATTCGATGTCACCGTGGTTGACGCCGGGTTAGCAACACCGACCGGCGCACCAACAGTCGATCTCAGAACACAATCTGATCGTAGAATGAACGCAGAGATGAGAACGGAGGATGCTGCTGCGGTGTATGGTGGCGGTGACATTCGTGAGCCAGTTCCGGTCCCAGACGCAGCAGAAATCTTCGAACGCGCTCGCGGTCTTGGTGGATCGATCCCTGGCCCATTGCTCGTCGGTGAGACGATTCCCGGCGGAACGACGACCGCACTCGGTGTGCTACGAGCGCTCGGGCACTCGTTTTCTGTTTCCTCTTCGTTCGCGGATAATCCTGTTTCATTGAAACGACGCGTTGTCCGAGAGGGTCTCGAGGCGAGCGGGCTGGCTCCCGGCGAGCTCGACGATCCGTTGGATGCAGTGCAGACCATGGGCGACCCTGTTCTCGCGGCAAGTGCGGGTCTGACCGTCGGTGCGATCGAGGCTGGAACGAGCGTCACGCTGGCCGGAGGGACACAGATGCTGACGGTGGGTGTGCTCGTCCGTTCGCTTTCGGACGCTCCTCTCTCGCTTGCGACCACGTCGTTCGTCGCCGATTCTGTCTCAGATCTTTCTGATGCAGCCAACGCGTTCGATCTCGATCTCACCGTTACTGATCCCGAATTCACAGACAGCCACGTTGCAATGGAGCGCTACCTCGCTGGCGAGGCGAAAGAAGGCGTTGCAATGGGCGGTGTGCTCGCGGCCGCAGCCGGTCGGGTTGGGGGACAGACAGAACAGCAACTCGACGCGGTTCGTGAGCGGATCGCAGTCGTCTACGACCGCTTGTTAGAGGACGATGGATCCTGA
- the cobD gene encoding threonine-phosphate decarboxylase CobD, giving the protein MDPDATASVGRVPHGSSDAVYDFSANCNPRVPDVRSVYDAAFETARSYPNETSPDYRAAAAEYVDCAPEQVIPTAGGMAALRLAIEVTVNPRDSVLIPVPSFGEYAREVQLQGATPTFVPYNELLAVDPSEHALAIICTPNNPTGDLPDRDRLLAFAATCRDAGTPLLVDEAFLDFTDQSSLAGTRGVVVARSLTKMFGLPGLRAGFAVASGELRERLRTAVPPWELGSPAAAVGTHCLRATEFVNETRERVQSERKRMRRALASRFEVADSRAPFLLIDVGTDPKPLIASLRSRDIAVRDATTFRGLDTHIRVAVRLPDENDRLVEVLLNA; this is encoded by the coding sequence ATGGATCCTGATGCCACAGCCTCCGTTGGTCGCGTCCCCCACGGGAGCAGCGACGCTGTGTACGACTTCAGCGCGAACTGTAATCCCCGCGTCCCCGATGTTCGCAGCGTGTACGACGCCGCGTTCGAAACCGCTCGATCGTATCCCAATGAGACGTCTCCTGACTACCGCGCGGCCGCCGCCGAGTACGTCGATTGCGCTCCGGAACAGGTGATTCCAACGGCGGGCGGAATGGCTGCACTCCGACTCGCAATCGAGGTGACGGTTAATCCCCGAGACTCCGTACTCATCCCGGTTCCTTCGTTCGGAGAGTACGCACGCGAAGTGCAACTCCAAGGAGCAACACCGACGTTCGTGCCGTACAACGAACTTCTCGCTGTCGATCCCAGCGAACACGCACTTGCCATCATCTGTACACCGAACAATCCGACGGGTGACCTCCCTGACCGCGACCGATTACTCGCGTTTGCGGCAACGTGTAGAGACGCTGGCACTCCACTCCTCGTTGACGAGGCGTTTCTCGACTTCACCGACCAATCTTCGCTCGCCGGAACTCGTGGTGTCGTGGTCGCACGCTCGCTGACGAAGATGTTCGGTCTCCCTGGCCTTCGTGCGGGATTCGCCGTTGCAAGCGGCGAACTGCGCGAACGCCTCCGAACAGCGGTCCCTCCGTGGGAGCTCGGTTCACCGGCAGCCGCCGTCGGAACACACTGTCTGCGTGCAACCGAATTCGTGAACGAAACACGTGAACGCGTCCAAAGCGAGCGCAAACGGATGCGCCGAGCGCTCGCGTCTCGATTCGAGGTAGCCGATTCTCGTGCGCCGTTTCTCCTGATCGACGTGGGGACCGACCCGAAACCACTGATTGCGTCGCTGCGCTCGCGCGACATCGCTGTCCGCGATGCGACGACGTTCCGCGGGTTGGATACGCACATCCGGGTCGCCGTTCGGCTCCCGGACGAGAACGACCGACTGGTGGAGGTGCTCCTCAATGCCTGA
- a CDS encoding adenosylcobinamide amidohydrolase produces the protein MPEITAHEGVLQYTHLGARWLSTGWRGGYCVSSTAYNVSVPEQWEDVDLDAYATARRDQAGYDASGPTLFTGVDLEHARGARCHPVEAVVTAGISNPAALPMEPTPKATPRTDAKRKTGTVNIILSTTEALTDGALATLLACAVEAKTATLLAETGFPGTTTDAVVVGCNQLNSGEKRPFAGSATEIGAAARACVRESIRASLTSRYEETPLPTSVADAQYGVTTTQRADVFEILEC, from the coding sequence ATGCCTGAGATCACCGCACATGAAGGTGTCCTCCAGTACACCCACTTGGGAGCACGTTGGCTCTCGACAGGATGGCGCGGGGGCTACTGTGTGTCCTCTACAGCCTACAACGTCTCAGTGCCCGAACAATGGGAGGACGTTGATCTCGACGCCTACGCAACGGCTCGACGGGATCAAGCAGGATACGATGCATCCGGTCCGACGCTATTCACGGGAGTCGATCTCGAACACGCTCGCGGGGCGCGCTGTCACCCCGTCGAAGCGGTCGTGACGGCTGGCATCTCGAACCCAGCCGCTCTCCCAATGGAGCCGACGCCCAAGGCGACACCGAGAACGGACGCAAAACGAAAAACTGGCACAGTGAACATCATACTCTCAACGACCGAGGCGCTCACTGACGGTGCGCTCGCAACGCTGCTCGCCTGTGCCGTCGAGGCGAAGACAGCGACACTTCTTGCCGAAACTGGCTTTCCCGGGACGACAACCGATGCTGTCGTCGTTGGCTGTAATCAACTGAACTCTGGGGAAAAACGTCCGTTCGCAGGGAGCGCGACGGAGATCGGTGCGGCCGCCCGTGCGTGTGTACGCGAGAGCATCCGCGCGAGCCTCACATCACGATACGAAGAGACACCACTCCCAACGTCAGTCGCAGATGCACAATACGGTGTCACGACGACTCAACGAGCGGATGTCTTCGAGATACTCGAGTGTTAG
- a CDS encoding MarR family transcriptional regulator: MSTNGAGERDLRVLKSKRDASRYQILVAIADRQPAVSQQEIADTVGITAQAVSEYVQELTDEGYVETQGRGRYTVTKEGVDWLISRTDDLRDFARFVAEEIIGHVETETAIATDDIAANESVTLSMIDGTLCATPNGSGSVTAIAITDANEGQDVGVTDFEGLHEYEIGAVTILVVPEIRNGGSRSVERETTTTLASDHDYVAVAGTEALATAQSAGITPDLRFGTASAVPEASARGISVLLLVTENRLSNHTERLRENGIGYELVDERG, encoded by the coding sequence ATGTCAACGAATGGGGCTGGAGAGCGTGATCTGCGGGTGCTTAAGAGCAAACGCGATGCCTCGCGCTATCAGATACTCGTTGCCATCGCCGACAGACAGCCCGCAGTGAGCCAACAGGAGATTGCTGATACCGTCGGTATCACTGCACAAGCTGTGAGCGAATACGTACAGGAGCTCACAGACGAAGGCTACGTTGAGACACAAGGTCGGGGACGGTATACGGTGACCAAAGAGGGCGTTGATTGGCTGATTTCCCGAACTGATGATCTCCGAGATTTCGCGCGGTTTGTCGCCGAAGAGATCATCGGTCACGTCGAGACCGAGACAGCAATCGCGACTGACGACATCGCAGCAAACGAGTCGGTCACACTCTCGATGATCGACGGGACGCTCTGTGCGACGCCGAACGGCTCGGGGAGTGTGACTGCTATCGCCATCACTGATGCGAACGAAGGGCAAGACGTTGGAGTGACGGATTTCGAAGGACTCCATGAGTATGAGATCGGTGCGGTAACGATACTCGTCGTTCCTGAGATCCGTAACGGAGGGAGTCGCTCCGTCGAGCGCGAAACGACCACCACACTCGCATCAGATCACGACTACGTTGCCGTTGCTGGCACTGAAGCCCTTGCGACTGCCCAGAGCGCCGGTATCACTCCCGATCTCCGATTTGGCACCGCGAGTGCTGTTCCCGAAGCCTCCGCAAGAGGAATCTCAGTCTTGCTACTCGTTACCGAAAACAGACTCTCTAATCACACCGAACGGCTCCGTGAAAACGGGATCGGATACGAACTCGTCGACGAACGAGGATAG
- a CDS encoding cobyrinic acid a,c-diamide synthase: protein MRGLVIAGTHSGVGKTVATLAVCRALGTTRVAKAGPDFIDPSHHTAVTGDPSRTLDPWLCGVEGTRRNYYRGAKENGAGECCVIEGMMGLYDGTVSTARVAEVLDVPVILVVDASAGMESVAASALGFRRYAEHAGRAIDVVGIIAQRTHGGRHERGIRDALPDSLAYFGRIPPREDLEIPSRHLGLHMGQEAPLSEDALDATAAHIDADRLRSVARAPPSPTADEREHNRAPTGARDKRTEPRIAVARDDAFCFVYPAVRECLREQATVIPFAPTAGDDLPACDGVYLPGGYPEKHATALAASPALDTIRERATDGLPVFGECGGLMALSESLTVDGETHAMAGVLPAEITLCDQYQALDYVELEATRETLTARVGETFRGHEFHYSRADVANDARFAFDVRRGTGIDDAHDGLTEYQTLGTYCHVHAECGAFDQFVKTVGDT, encoded by the coding sequence GTGCGTGGGCTAGTTATCGCCGGAACGCATTCGGGTGTCGGGAAAACGGTTGCAACGCTTGCGGTCTGCCGTGCGCTTGGAACGACCCGAGTGGCCAAAGCTGGGCCGGACTTCATCGACCCGAGTCACCACACAGCCGTGACGGGTGATCCATCACGAACCCTCGATCCGTGGCTCTGTGGTGTCGAGGGGACCCGCCGGAACTACTACCGAGGAGCGAAAGAGAACGGAGCTGGCGAGTGCTGCGTCATCGAGGGGATGATGGGTCTGTACGACGGGACGGTAAGCACAGCACGCGTCGCGGAAGTGCTCGATGTCCCCGTTATACTCGTCGTTGACGCGAGTGCTGGCATGGAGAGCGTTGCGGCGAGTGCACTCGGCTTTCGACGATACGCCGAACACGCCGGACGGGCTATCGATGTTGTTGGTATTATTGCCCAGCGAACACACGGTGGCCGTCACGAGCGCGGTATCCGCGATGCGCTCCCGGATTCACTCGCGTACTTCGGTCGGATCCCGCCCCGCGAGGATCTCGAAATCCCCTCGCGCCATCTCGGGCTTCATATGGGCCAAGAAGCACCGCTCTCTGAGGACGCGCTCGATGCGACAGCAGCGCACATCGATGCCGACCGATTGCGGTCGGTTGCACGCGCGCCGCCCTCTCCGACCGCCGATGAACGCGAACACAATAGAGCGCCTACAGGAGCACGCGATAAGCGAACGGAACCACGCATCGCCGTCGCGCGTGACGATGCGTTCTGTTTCGTCTATCCGGCGGTTCGTGAGTGCCTCCGCGAACAAGCGACGGTAATTCCCTTTGCTCCAACAGCTGGCGACGATCTCCCTGCGTGTGATGGTGTCTACCTTCCGGGCGGGTATCCTGAGAAACACGCCACAGCACTGGCTGCGAGTCCAGCGCTCGATACGATTCGTGAGCGTGCAACCGACGGGCTCCCCGTGTTCGGTGAATGTGGTGGGCTGATGGCACTCTCAGAATCACTGACAGTCGACGGCGAAACGCACGCAATGGCGGGTGTGCTCCCCGCCGAAATAACGCTGTGCGATCAGTATCAAGCGCTCGATTACGTCGAGCTAGAAGCGACGCGCGAGACGCTCACTGCCCGTGTGGGAGAGACGTTCCGAGGTCACGAGTTCCATTACTCTCGGGCCGACGTGGCGAACGACGCGCGGTTCGCCTTCGACGTTCGCCGTGGAACAGGAATCGACGACGCACACGATGGACTGACCGAGTACCAGACACTCGGCACGTACTGTCACGTTCACGCCGAATGCGGAGCGTTCGATCAGTTCGTGAAAACAGTCGGTGACACGTAA
- a CDS encoding arylamine N-acetyltransferase, with protein sequence MDPHRYLARIGVSLDPEKPRDLDLLQELQRAHLRTVPFETLDIARNEPIVLDLSSLYAKIIDRERGGFCYELNSLFGWLLRQLGYDVRIVEGRVRDDTEAFGPPFDHMALLVDLKRRYLVDVGFGDFCRRPLPMAGDSLSDVSGTYRITPADDPGHYFTQEQTDSEWTPSYRFTTEERVLADFIEMCEYQQTAEESAFIGRTVCTIATGSGRVTLSDDTLIVTENGGKRSETVSSQQKRARVLDDCFGISL encoded by the coding sequence ATGGATCCCCATCGATACCTAGCTCGGATCGGGGTTTCTCTCGATCCAGAGAAGCCTCGTGATCTCGATCTCTTACAGGAACTCCAGCGAGCACATCTCCGCACTGTTCCATTCGAGACACTCGATATCGCCCGGAATGAGCCGATTGTTCTCGATCTTTCCTCTTTGTACGCGAAGATCATCGATCGAGAACGTGGCGGCTTCTGCTACGAACTCAATTCGCTGTTCGGCTGGCTCCTCCGACAACTCGGGTACGACGTGCGCATCGTCGAAGGACGTGTCCGAGACGATACCGAGGCGTTCGGTCCACCGTTCGATCACATGGCCCTTCTCGTCGATCTCAAGAGACGCTATCTGGTCGACGTCGGGTTCGGTGATTTCTGTCGTCGTCCACTGCCCATGGCGGGCGATTCGCTGTCTGATGTGAGCGGGACCTACAGAATTACTCCTGCTGACGATCCCGGTCACTATTTCACACAGGAACAGACCGACAGCGAATGGACGCCGAGCTACCGGTTCACAACCGAGGAACGAGTGCTCGCTGATTTCATCGAGATGTGTGAGTATCAGCAAACTGCTGAAGAATCGGCTTTTATCGGCCGAACTGTTTGCACAATTGCAACCGGTTCGGGGCGGGTTACGCTCTCTGATGATACTCTAATTGTCACTGAAAACGGTGGAAAGCGGAGTGAAACCGTCAGTTCACAACAAAAACGGGCACGAGTTCTCGACGACTGCTTCGGTATCTCACTCTGA
- the glpK gene encoding glycerol kinase GlpK translates to MSSDTYVGAIDQGTTGTRFMVFDHAGRVITSAYEKHEQHYPEPGWVEHDPIEIWQKTQAVITTALDEADVDATQLEAIGVTNQRETTVLWDRDTGAPIHNAIVWQDRRTTDRIEELAEAGTVEEIRDKTGLEADAYFSATKAEWLLDNADPIKTQRARPADLRERAEDGEILFGTIDSWLIYNLTGNHITEVTNASRTMLYNIHDLDWDDDLLSEFDVPREMLPEVRPSSDDEYYGHTNSDGFLGAEIPVAGAFGDQQAALFGQTCFDAGDAKNTYGTGSFFLANTGEEAVESDHGLLTTIGFQRSGEPVQYALEGSIFITGAAIEWLEDVDLIEDALVSEEVARSVDSTDGVYFVPAFTGLGAPHWDGRARGTIVGMTRGTRRAHIVRAAIESIAFQTRDVAEAMEADADMEISRLKVDGGAVKNNFLCQQQADIIDANIVRPEVDETTALGSAYAAGLAVGYWNNLEELRDNWQVDREFTPEMNTDEVDAKYDRWSDAVERSLDWAREEGE, encoded by the coding sequence ATGTCATCAGACACATACGTCGGCGCTATCGATCAAGGGACGACAGGAACGCGATTTATGGTTTTCGACCACGCGGGGAGGGTCATCACCAGTGCGTACGAAAAACACGAACAGCACTATCCGGAGCCGGGATGGGTCGAACACGACCCGATAGAAATCTGGCAGAAGACACAGGCTGTCATCACCACAGCGTTGGATGAAGCCGACGTAGATGCAACTCAGCTCGAAGCAATCGGGGTGACAAATCAGCGCGAGACGACAGTGCTCTGGGACCGTGACACGGGAGCACCAATCCACAACGCTATTGTCTGGCAGGATCGACGGACGACGGACCGGATCGAAGAACTTGCCGAGGCAGGCACAGTCGAGGAGATTCGGGACAAGACCGGTCTCGAAGCCGATGCGTACTTTTCAGCCACAAAAGCCGAGTGGCTGCTCGACAACGCCGACCCGATCAAGACACAGCGAGCACGACCAGCTGACCTCCGTGAACGTGCCGAAGACGGCGAAATACTGTTCGGAACGATTGACTCGTGGCTCATCTACAACCTCACAGGAAACCACATCACCGAGGTCACGAACGCGTCCCGGACTATGCTGTATAACATCCACGATCTCGATTGGGACGACGATCTCTTATCGGAGTTCGACGTTCCACGTGAGATGCTCCCCGAAGTCCGACCATCGAGCGACGATGAGTACTACGGACACACCAATTCCGACGGTTTCCTCGGGGCAGAAATTCCGGTCGCGGGCGCGTTCGGCGATCAGCAGGCGGCGCTGTTCGGCCAGACGTGCTTTGACGCTGGCGATGCGAAGAACACCTACGGTACCGGATCGTTCTTCCTCGCAAACACTGGAGAAGAGGCCGTCGAAAGCGATCACGGTCTGCTGACGACCATCGGTTTTCAGCGATCTGGCGAACCAGTCCAGTACGCACTCGAAGGCTCTATCTTCATCACTGGTGCGGCGATCGAATGGCTGGAAGATGTCGATCTGATCGAGGATGCACTCGTCTCCGAGGAAGTCGCTCGAAGCGTCGATTCCACAGACGGGGTGTATTTCGTTCCCGCATTCACTGGACTTGGCGCACCCCACTGGGATGGACGTGCGCGAGGAACGATCGTCGGAATGACTCGTGGCACCCGCCGTGCGCACATCGTCCGCGCAGCAATCGAATCCATCGCCTTCCAGACGCGGGATGTCGCCGAGGCAATGGAAGCCGATGCGGATATGGAGATCAGTCGGTTGAAAGTCGATGGTGGTGCGGTGAAGAACAACTTCCTCTGTCAACAACAAGCTGACATCATCGATGCGAACATCGTCCGTCCTGAGGTGGATGAGACGACTGCGCTCGGTTCTGCATACGCTGCTGGACTCGCTGTTGGATACTGGAATAATCTCGAAGAACTCCGGGACAACTGGCAGGTCGACCGGGAGTTCACTCCAGAGATGAACACCGACGAAGTCGACGCGAAGTACGACCGGTGGAGTGACGCCGTTGAACGGTCGCTCGATTGGGCCCGCGAGGAGGGCGAATAA